One Takifugu rubripes chromosome 19, fTakRub1.2, whole genome shotgun sequence genomic window carries:
- the trub2 gene encoding pseudouridylate synthase TRUB2, mitochondrial yields the protein MATPAIRMLRRLEGIFSVYKPSGVHWKLVRDTIETNIRNDLNATPSQPLPHKICFLNAPGSETEASRGLALRTVSLPVLSKHPLVTGPEVQFMKVGVGHRLDVASSGVLTLAVGNGNRALGDLYSAQVTSEYTLEGEFGTATADFSHTGKVVERSTYDHITQDKLERVLAMLEGANQKALLMYSNVDMKSQDAYEMAARGLLGPDGKSPPILKGLRCIHFQPPNFTLEVQCLNDTQKYLRRIVHEIGLELRSTAVCKGVRRTRDGPFTLKDALVHQQWTAADIMQAVRQYHASKKRKKSPPTKINHTSTAVKRQEEHEICNETPAVI from the exons ATGGCAACTCCTGCGATCCGTATGCTTCGGAGGTTAGAGGGCATTTTTTCTGTTTACAAACCCTCCGGTGTTCACTGGAAACTGGTTCGAGACACCATCGAAACTAACATTCGTAACG ATTTAAATGCTACGCCTTCTCAGCCACTTCCACACAAAATCTGCTTCTTGAACGCACCAGGCAGTGAGACGGAAGCGTCCAGAGGACTCGCTCTGAGGACAGTCTCCCTGCCAGTGCTGTCCAAGCATCCTCTGG TAACTGGACCCGAAGTGCAGTTTATGAAAGTAGGAGTAGGACATCGCCTGGATGTGGCCTCTTCTGGTGTTCTGA CTCTTGCTGTTGGAAATGGAAACAGGGCCCTCGGTGATCTCTACAGTGCTCAAGTCACAAGT GAATACACATTGGAAGGCGAATTCGGGACGGCAACAGCTGATTTTTCTCACACAGGCAAAGTTGTGGAAAGATCCACCTATG ATCACATCACACAGGATAAGCTTGAGAGAGTTTTGGCCATGCTGGAGGGAGCCAATCAGAAGGCGTTGTTAAT GTATTCCAATGTTGACATGAAATCACAGGACGCATATGAGATGGCGGCCCGAGGTTTACTCGGTCCAGATGGGAAATCGCCGCCTATTTTGAAAGGCTTGCGATGCATTCACTTCCAGCCTCCCAACTTCACTTTAG AGGTCCAGTGTCTGAACGACACTCAGAAATATTTGCGCAGAATTGTGCACGAGATAGGACTGGAGCTGCGCAGCACGGCGGTGTGTAAAGGAGTTCGACGGACCAGAGATGGTCCCTTCACCCTGAAGGATGCCCTGGTCCATCAACAGTGGACGGCTGCTGATATAATGCAGGCTGTCCGTCAGTACCACGCttctaaaaagagaaaaaaatcacCCCCCACAAAGATAAATCACACATCAACAGCAGTCAAACGTCAAGAAGAACATGAAATCTGCAATGAGACACCAGCAGTGATTTGA